The genomic window TAACCATTTCTGTGATGgcaatttccccctccccccaaaaagagaaagaaaatggagAGATCAATTATTTAAATTGTCCCTGAAACTTTTTTCAAGCTCCAATCAACTGAACTTGAAATTCTGTTGAGCTGGCTTCTTTGGGGTGAAAATCTAATACCCCTCCTTGATAAATAGCATGAACACattccacaatttttttttcacaaatcAAAAGAAATAGTAACATTATTTTATaatattaattttaaattttaaaatattgatcaGTTGGGGCAAATATAGATCTGACAGGCTTCCCAAATGCTTAAATTACTCACCTCCGAGGCCTGATTAATCTTAAAAAAGACTCAGCCAAAAAACTAGAGAGTTTTGCCTTAATCacttgtcttgttgtcttgtgtgctccctggggcacttggtgggccactgtgagatataggaagctgggctagatgggcctatggcctgatccagcagggctgttcttatgttcttatgttataattGGTGTAAATGACATTGATACTAACTACTCAATGAGTACAAAGCCAGGAATAATCCCCCCAAAATGGTCTGTACTGGAAAATGTTTGATGAACAGGTGAAAACAAAGCATCATTTCTTGACTTCGACTGAGGATGTCCCCAAATTGTTCCTGGGGAAATCTTCTAAGGGCATACCCCATGGCTGTTTTTACTGAAactgacccaatcctattcaactttccagtgtcgatACAGttgcaatgctgccccaaggtgagggtacaaacaatcccttaccttgaggggttctctgtgattgccccctcccacggtaggatacagtgcacggcttcatcagcactggaaagttggataggattgggcccctaaagctgcaatcccatgcacactttcctgagagtaaaccccactgaacacagtgggaatttactcctgaataaacacacataggaGATTGTGCCATAACATCAACTGCTACTCCCTGGACAGGGTTTGCTGGCATACTTTTGAACAAAGAAATGCAACAGGCTGATCTATGATGATTGAACACTATTCTTTGTATTACAAGGGATGAGAAGCCAGTTCCCTGCCCCGTGGGGTTAACAATTGAGAGGCAGCCACaagagaaaggaaggggagaggaaagcaatAAAGATAGCAGGGGACTTTTATGGCCCCCCCTGtggacatttccccccccccccgtctcttgATCCATCTATATCCTCCAACAGACCATGTTCCATGCACTTGATGAAGTGGGCTGGGGTCCATGGACAACAGGATCATGCCACCCTCTGTACACTTTCGCAAGAGGAAGTAAGAGATTTGTTTTTACTGTGGGTTCAGCAGAGTACCAGGGCTTTCCCTTTCTGGCAACcaaagtgaaactgacaagggtGGTGGTTCTCCTTCCTGCTTGTTTTTGCTGTTTCCTGAGATATCAAAGCTTGTCCCCTTTGGAAAGGAGActcccttcttcctctcccattagcacagcaaaccccccccccccaagcgaaTCCCCAGCCCAGATCTGGGGAATCAAGAGAGACTCACCTCCCACTGCTGCTCCTATGAAGGGATGACGATGCTGCTGCTATCGACCAGGGAGAATCTAACTGTGGTCCCGCCCGTTTCCTGCCACCCCATTGGTCTGAGATGCTGCAAACGCGGTGACATTCAAAGCCAAGGGGAGGTGTTGTCGCACCGAATCAATGGGGcttgactcccaggtaagcgtggataggattgcagccaaagtgtgattgcagccacactgagttcaatggggcttgctcccagcgACAAAAGTGTAGGATGgcagacttagagcccaagcttatgcatgtctactcagaagtaagtcccattgtggtcaatggggcttactcataggaaagtgtggataggattgtagccttagggcccaatcctatccagtttaagtaagagccaggatggtgtagtggttctggtgctagacgtagacctggaagagccaggttcaaatccctgcttcagccataaagcttcccgGGGGACCTCGGGCCAGTCaatatttctcagcctcacctacctcacagggttgctgtgaggacaagaagAGGGAAGGAAGCATGGACGccacttcttggaggaagggcagtataaaaatgcgaaaaatgaataaataacacacacacacacacacacacacacacacacacacacacacacacacagagtacttACTATAAAAGTATATAACTAGACTCTGTGCGGGGAGGCAAGATACTTTTGTATGTGTGATTAATTAAAGATACTAATAATTAATCTATGTATACTAACTTATTACTAGATAGCATGATACCTGTacatacacacatgtacacacttaACAGTGCAAGTAAGTCTTGTGATGCATGCAGATTATTAAGCTTGTGTTTGATGAATGTGTATTAAACTCTAAGTATATGTggtgatgtggtgacggcatctggcctggatgcctttaaaaggggattggacaagtttctggaggaaaaatccattacgggttacaagccatgatgtgtatgtgcatcctcctgatttagaaatgggctatgtcagaatgccagatgcaggggagggcaccagggtgcacgtctcttgctgtcttgtgtgctccctgaggcatttggtgggctgttgtgagatacaggaagctggactagatgggcctatggcctgatccagtggggctgttcttatgttcttatatatgcattcatttaaagtatttatatctcacctttccccttCCCATCATGAGGATCTCCAGGTGGCCTGCTTGTATCAATCTTTtgcccctttcccttccccaccgTCCAGCAGGCCAACTAATTtatctggcaggtttcctgcttctaacatatttggagaagcttttattaaacccatttctgcccagcctgcaggtgtacacactggatccctgttgcatatacgcaacagaaatggacagaattggacagaaatggcttaaaaggaataataaaagcttcttcaaatactgtatgttagaagcaggaaacctgctaggGAAACAGTTGGCCCGCTGGAtggtggggcagggaaaggggtggtaaaagggagattgtggagaaattaaatgagtaccactgcccaaacagcccctcctgactaaagAATTAACAGGCCAGTCCTAATTTGTACTGGAAAGGCAGCCAAGAGGTAGGCTGGTAGGCCAGCACAAGGTGGGTGCCGGCTGGAGTGCAACTGGGAGTATGTGGATGTTTTTCACCCCATGTCACATCCCCCCCCTACTCAGTTGAGCTACTTAGATCCACACAAGTGAATTGACTGCCACAAATTCGAGCAGCCTGATGTAGTGCTGGGCTGGCTGAGAGAGGGGTTGGGATTTGTCCTACAGTGCTGCAGCCGGTCCCACCCACTTCCCAAGACAGATCTGCCCAgcatcccaccctcctccacccacaAACGCCCCGctgcctcctttccacccctTTGCCACCTTTTCCCACCCCCCACACTGACCTGCCTGGGCCATCGCAAACTTACCCCCTCCAGGTGGGGATCTGGCCTAGCTGGCTCAAGAGTACTTGTGAATGTGCTTGACAGCATGTTCTTGACACTCTTGGGCTGGAGCAGGGGAGCTGAGCAGGCAGACAGAGCAAGACagctggcagcccccccccccccagccctgatgTTACCGGTCTGTACCAGACCCCTCCTTTGGTAATGCTTGAGTCACTCACAGATATGTACTGAGCCAGTGTTTGCTTTACCTATTTCCAGATTGTTGCTATTCTTTTGATTTATGGAAGGTATCTTCATCACTGAGCCACTGAGCCACCTAGAACTTATTCCTGATTCAATATCCTCTCTCCTAGGGAGAGCAAAACACTCTGTGGCATTAAACACTCATTTCggtttggtttgtttcattccttGCCTTTAACCAGCCCATtagagcatttgctcccttatagTGCCTTGATGTAACTCTTTCAACAACCTCAAAGTAAATGAGTCTTATTAtacccatactgcagatggggaagactgaggctgagcaGGGAGCAGCTGGTTTTAAGGTCACCTCATGAATTCCTGGAAGGGGAGGCTCAAGTCCGGAAATTCCTGAGTCACCACGCATCTCTTAGCCATTGAGCTGCAACAGCTGTTTAAAAGTGGAGCTGAGGTCATGCCTCTGTTGAAAAGCCGTTCCTCTACACTACACACTACAAATGGGGTATGTTCAAAGTTCATGGACCATGTTCTACAATTCTTCCAGGTATCTTTCCCTGTGCAAACCATTTGTTTCAAAGACTCCAAAGCAGCCACTCTGCATGTTtgataataatttttttttaattcaattcAAATCTCTGTGCTCATTCCCCTTTCACCATCTCGTCTGCTGCATTGTGGGGTAGGACCTCTCTTCTCCTTGCGCCCTGACATCATGCGCTCAGCATCAACGGCTGCCGCTCCTCGGCCAGTTCCTCAGCCGGCGAGATCTCGTAAACGACACAGAGGGACGAATACAAGCAGCCGACGAAAGACACCACGCTAGAGAAGTACATCACCCCATTGGCGCTGCCCACCACGGCTGTTAATGGCCCCATCACTATGGAGACCAGGATCTGAGCAAGGAAATACTGGCAGCTCAGGAGGGAAATATCCACCCCCATCCCTCTCTTGGTGCCGTCCTCCGTCGATCCTGCAAACTgtttggagagagggagagaaaagccTTCATATGGCAAAGCTTTtgcaaggcatgtttgtggcctGCAAACCGTCAAACACGGACAGTCTCAGGGGGTTGGAGTGGGAAGACCTTTGGCTTCTCCTTTGATTGCTTTGCCAGAGCCAGTGTAAAAAGGATGGCTTGCAGAGGTGGGGCCAGTATCACAGTGGTGGGTTGTGGAGGCAGAGCCAGTTTCAAAATGGTGGTTTGTGAAGGCAGAGCCAGTTGCAAAAGGGTGACTGGGGAGTTGGAGGCAATCGCAAAATGATGGCTTGGGGAGGCAGAGCAAGTTTCATAATAGAGGTTTGTGGTATATTTACaaaggactgtagccttaataaAGCAGACGCTCTAtagtgtcactgctgaaacagagacgcctgcgttggctcggtcatgtcgtgagaatggatgatggccggatcccaaaggatctcctctatggagaactcgtgcaaggaaagcgccctacaggtagaccacagctgcgatacaaggacatctgcaagagggatctgaaggccttaggagtggacctcaacaagtgggaaaccctggcctctgagcggcccacttggaggcaggctgtgcagcatggcctttcccagtttgaagagacacttggccaacagactgaggcaaagaaggaaggcccatagccagggagacagaccagggacagactgcacttgctcccagtgtggaagggattgtcactcccgaattggcctttttagccacactagacgctgttccagaaccacctttcagagcgcgataccagagtctttcgagactgaaggttgccaacaactatataGTGTCAGCTTCCCCACCAGGCAGCTCTTGGGAAAGATagtggtctagatcagtggttctcacacattttgcactgggacccactctttagaatgagaatctgtcaggacccaccggaagtgatgtcatcaccgaaagtgacatcatctagcaggaaaatttttaacaatcctaggcttcaatcctacccacacttacccgggaataagtcccattggctatcattgttaaaagcatatacataatagcttattagaagtacaggtctgtaacatttcctcagatgcagtcgcataccatggtagcatcaagcctaatatattaaaaataaaatattgaaatgaatggggacccacctgaaattggctcatgacccacctagtgagtcctgacccactgtttgagaaacactggtctagatactAGGATatacccctaggcaaatttcccAGTTGGCCTCTTCTTGGCTCAAGTCctttgaaaaatatttcaaaaggcagcacctgagtgctcctgttgatgatgtcatcccTTAGTGAAGTCCCAGTGCTCTGCTCCACCCCTATGCTGCTGTGGCTGCAACTTagttgttagtatttttatatttcTCCTCTATGTAAGTTTTTTTCCCTAAGGAATAGATAAACATGTGGTACTCTgttcatgctcagaggcactctgtccttaaCCTGAGCTTTAAAAACCACTTCCCACCAGAACGGAAAGACACTCCTCAAGTGCTCCGAGTTCCATcagggaaatgcactctgcacgtCCTCTAAGCCACTCAGTCTGAGATGCCTGGAGCAACAAAAGAATCTGCTGGGTTATTACCAGTACCTACCTTTTTATTTTGGTAATAGTCACACAGCAGGGAATATGGAAGCGTGCAGAGCGTTGAAAATAAAATACCGTAACTGATGCAGAGTGATAAAATGACGTAAATATTCCTAGACAGTGTAGCTAGGCCAGTGCCGAGTCCAAAGGCAAGATATGCTATGAAATATAGTGTGCGGATGCTGAAGTATTCCTCTAGTTTTTCTAGTGAGGCTGTAAAGCAGAACAAAGAGAAGAGAGTGAATTTCCAGGCAGTGCAATTCCTCACTCTTTAAGTTGTCCCCTGCCCTCCTGTTCACACTGTCGGggtctgaaaaggaagaaggggaagcgTGGAAGAGAATAGAGTGGTGAGTTAGAGTGCCCACCACTAAGTTTAGCCCATCTGTcactgacactctaggccagtactcttcttctcctcttctgctccacttccCTCTTTCTGAATTCTCCTCATTTTCTGAATGAGCAAAGCAGGTGCGCCAACGGTTAACAGGAAGCAATATTTGGTGCACCACTGCAGGTGCTGGtaggccttgggccagccctgtcttcAGCTAAGAGGCAGAATGTGGGGGCTTGAAGTTCTGAGAGCTTTAGTACCTGAATAGAAGGCCGCACTGAACGCATAAATACACATCCCCCAGCAGCCCATGGTCACGCCAGCGTTGTACTTCTGATATTCCTCTGAATCATGAGGCGCTTTGGGGTCCCCTTGAAACACCACTTCCCCCATGAAGTCCGTGTAGAACAGGAGCATCCCTTCAAACGAGAgccaacctgggggggggggcagaatcagACAGAGAGGAGAGCATGATTTGGAAGCTctgaaattaagggcacaatcctaaccaggtctactcagaagtaagtcctattttgttcaatggggcttactctcaggaaagtgtggttaggattgcagcctaagaggcgGCTATGCAGGACCCACGCTCTGTGGGGAACCAGGCTACAAAACAGAGATCCCCTCAACTTGCAGGGTCTGAAGCTGCCATAAACTGAGTCAGACCAGAGACAGACCCTTGATCCATCATGCTCAGTATGGTCTGACTCCAGGTACCTGCCTCAGGAACCTGCAAGACTCAGGTTTGCCCTGACAAAGAGTCTTCTCGGACTTTAGACAAACATGTTTATTTCAGTGCAAGATTTGTGAACTGTGCCTGGTAAAGTGGATAGTGATTCACAAAGCTTTGAGTGCGATCAGTTGGTTGAAGATGCTACACGATTCCCTGCTGTATTTTTCCTCTTCAGGTGGTATACAGGTGAacaagagagccaggatggtgtagtggtttgggaggtggacttagacctggatgatccaggttcaaatctccccacagcggcaaagcttcctgggtgaccttgggccagtcactttctctcagcctcacctacctcacagggttgttgtgaggacaaggaggaggggaggagcagctgtgtaaaccactctgagcactttggaggaagggcggtataaaaatgtgaataaataaataaataataaacaaaaggCTGGGGTTGGGGAGCGGGAAGAAGTCCCATCTCTCAATACAGCGGTTGATGCTTTGATGTAATTAATTATGCAATTACATTTGTTGATGGAAAggatttatatgctgctttcccacaaaaatgttcacaaaatgctttatgcttcaaaatgaatgaaaacagtCCCCTTTCCCAGAGAGGTTCAAGatgcaccagcaaacagccactggacgCTAGATTGGGCCAAATGGGGACAGCCGCTCTCCCATTGCTAAGCATAAAAGAACCTCCACTTTCAAAGGTGCCTCTGAACCCACTTAGTAGGGGCAAGTGTTGGAACTTGTCCACCGTACCCACAGTCCAACAGCCATGGGGCTTTTCTGAAGTTCTGGGCCCCAGGTCATCCCGGCAGCCAATCATGCAGCATTTACCTAGGAAGTGATTGATGCAGAGGTTGCGGAGAGGCTTGGGCATGTGACAGATGGTCGAACACAGGAGCTTCATGGAGAGAGACTGCTCCGAGAGTTCGTTGGAGCCGTTCAGTTCACTCTCGTACTTCACCCCATTCAGCAAAATGTTTGCCACCTGCCCCGAAAACAGCATCCgaaaatcagaaagaaaaaagaaccagCAAACAACATGGAGTTGTGTGTTGCCTTTGGTGGCATCGAAGGCCCAAGTAGccagccagcaagtctcctggctGCAGGGCCACCAATCCTGCTACCAATGAAGGGCAAACAGGGTGCAACCAAGATCTTCTAGTATCCAAGGCAGGACAGGAAGTGCTACTGCTGCCACTCTCCACGACTGCACTCTCTTCCTGTTCCTCCTGCCATactccttggattcaaaaaggaagtggggagcagTGCAGAAGTGGGGCTGCGGAGAAGAGGTGTGTGTTGGGATAAAATGTCTCTTTGGAGACAGTCTAGGCCATCgatctcttctcctccacacttcttttgCTATACCCTCCCTTTTTGGAGACATTTaaggccaccactctcctctcttccacacatcctcttctgacccactcccctcttccttttcaaattcagggagcagaaggaggagaagcagcagaggtggGCGCTCCCTGTCAATTTGCCATGAAGTACACAGATGATTCAATGGATCACATGCTCCGTCTGCCATTGCATGACTCATGACATGATTCCTAACAAAGCATATGGTGAAATAGAATCTTTCACATTACCATTCCAGCAAAGAAAGAACTCGTACTCTTGAACAAACATGACTTAGAAACAATTTGCAATAAAATAAtaagaaaattattattattattattagtccaaactacatgaaacacagtatCCCACAGtatcccacccctttcctgctGGCCCCACCCATTTCCAACAAGGCTCCACCCCTATTTCTGGGCCCCCATCTCTGGTACCAACTTCCCCAACTTCTCAAGGGTTGACACACTTGTGACTTCAGCAAGCCCTGCTTTGTAACAACACTCGGAATTCTCAGCATTTAGGATGCAACTAGTTTGGAAACTGCCAGGATATTAGCAGAGAACATTTCCATTTGACAAACATCGCTCCCTCCATGTCCTTCGCTCACCTGTTGGCTAAAGGTGACATTCCTCCTTCTACTGCTTTCCGGAATGTTCCCTGTGATGATATCCGGGATGGCCAAAGTCTGAGGCCTTTTCAGGATTCCCGATGACCGTGGCTTTATTGCATCCAACGATCCCACCCTCAGGCGCTCTCCTTCTGGCCCAGGGGTCCCAACACTCTCTCCGGCCTCTAAGGTTCCATTTTCATGGAGGTAAAAGCCCTCTGGAGCTCTGGGAAAGCTCACACTGATGGCTTGCCTGGGCAAGCTGGCTGGGATGGCCAGGTAGCCATCATGTCCACCCGTAAAGCAATCTATGAGCACACTGTCAATGTTGGAGGTCCCAAACGAGGATGCAAACTCGCTAAGTCCCGTCAACGAATTGTCCCGGCTGATGAAGCTGCCATATTTGGGTGTGAGGGGGCTGAGAGGGGAAATGGGGCTGGTGAAACTTGCATATAAGTGGACCGCGTTCTGAGGGGCCGGGTTCTCATTGGTGCAGTCCTCGAAGAGAAggggaggtgaggggggcagCGGCAGGCTGGGACTTTTCATCACTTTCTTCTTCCCGCTAAAAGACTGTAAGGGCCTCTCTGGAATGCTGACCAAAGTCAAGATTGTCGCGACCGTCAATGCAATTGAGGTAAAGATGTAGATGACACGAAGCTGGCCTCCCACAGCCCTACCAAATCCTGTTCGGTCCCAATGAATTCCTCCAACGATGTACCCAAAGCCACCTCCAAGACCTGTCAGGAGAAGAGCAGATGTGACTTTCCCTTCCATTCGGACAGAAAGCCCATTCCTCAAGAGCCAGCACCCAGTCATAATGATACTGAACATGATCtttgcaaggacatctgcaagagggatctgaaggccttaggagtggacctcaacaagtgggaaaccctgacctctgagcggcccgcttggaggcaggctgtgcagcatggcctttcccagtttgaagagacacttggccaacagtctgaggcaaagaaggaaggcccatagccagggagacagactagggacagactgcacttgctcccagtgtggaagggattgtcactcccaaattggccttttcagccacactagacgctattccagaaccaccattcagagcgcgataccatagtctttcgagactgaaggttgccaacagagcacGCAAAGagcttacaacaaccttgtaaggtaaggCTGTATTTTTCTGTCCATATTACTGATAGGAGGACTGAGGCTGAATGGACAGGACTTGTCTAAGGCTACCTGGTCTGTTCATAGCATCACAGAATTGGAGGGGACTTTGGACAACAGGGTTGGCCTAAGCCTTCTCCAATGCTCTCActcagcattctcctctcctttgacctgcatttcctcttcctttctgtccttctcttccttttccaatccaaacaGTAGAAGGAGGAGTAGTGGAgacaggtaggcaggcagagatgggtgcctcTCACCAACTTGCTGCCTTGAaactcaatcctgagctctgtagTGCCAGTGGTATGAAGGTACTGGTGGTGCTGGGTACCggaaacatgccttaaagcaagGCTACggcacccggagaggagggaTTGCTGGCACTGGACTTCACCAGTCAGTACCGAGCCAGTACTGCACCACTTGGAAGTCTGACTGGCACTTCAGCAGTGCTGACCAGCAGTAAGTAGTATCAAGgcatgggggagaggcagggagtggtGAAATGGGgtaaggagagggaggggcagggggaggaactgggttgGGAAGGAGCCTGAACTCTGTGCGGGCTGGAAG from Tiliqua scincoides isolate rTilSci1 chromosome 9, rTilSci1.hap2, whole genome shotgun sequence includes these protein-coding regions:
- the SLC45A1 gene encoding proton-associated sugar transporter A, which produces MIVNGIYSWFVPAGRATIIPPNMATPSGDVLFPTLSSQELWRSQVTGYAGSVTRHISHRANNFKRHPKRRKHIRPSPPPPPNTPCPIDLIHFGEIHPQRSFLELLFNGCILFGIEFSYAMETAYVTPVLLQMGLPDQLYGMVWFISPILGFLLQPLLGAWSDRCSSPFGRRRPFILVLAIGALLGLSLMLNGRDIGSALTDTAGNHKWGIVLTVCGVILMDFCADSADNPSHAYMMDVCGPSDQDRGLNIHALLAGLGGGFGYIVGGIHWDRTGFGRAVGGQLRVIYIFTSIALTVATILTLVSIPERPLQSFSGKKKVMKSPSLPLPPSPPLLFEDCTNENPAPQNAVHLYASFTSPISPLSPLTPKYGSFISRDNSLTGLSEFASSFGTSNIDSVLIDCFTGGHDGYLAIPASLPRQAISVSFPRAPEGFYLHENGTLEAGESVGTPGPEGERLRVGSLDAIKPRSSGILKRPQTLAIPDIITGNIPESSRRRNVTFSQQVANILLNGVKYESELNGSNELSEQSLSMKLLCSTICHMPKPLRNLCINHFLGWLSFEGMLLFYTDFMGEVVFQGDPKAPHDSEEYQKYNAGVTMGCWGMCIYAFSAAFYSASLEKLEEYFSIRTLYFIAYLAFGLGTGLATLSRNIYVILSLCISYGILFSTLCTLPYSLLCDYYQNKKFAGSTEDGTKRGMGVDISLLSCQYFLAQILVSIVMGPLTAVVGSANGVMYFSSVVSFVGCLYSSLCVVYEISPAEELAEERQPLMLSA